The genomic segment CTTCCAACCTTTTTTTCAGAACGCTTTACCGGTTTTTTAGTAACACCTGAAGCGCCTTCTCCTCCTGAAAAAACAAGATCCTGATCTTTTGGTTTTTTCAATTCTTCCAAATCTTCTGGTCTGACAAACTGGATCTTGAAAAGAATACCGAGGGTTTCTTCCTTAACCCTGTCCACCATATTGCTGAACATGTCAAAACCCTCTTTTTTATATATAAGCAATGGATTTTGCTGGGCATATCCCCTTAAACCAATTCCTTCCTTCAGGTGGTCCATGCTTAAAAGATGATCTTTCCAGAGACTGTCAACAGTTTGCAGCATTATATAACGCTCCGTACTCCTGAAATCTTTATATCCTATTTCAGCTTCTTTTGCATTGTAAATTTCTAAAGCTTTGTCATAAATAAATTCAGTAAGTTTTTCAGCATCCATTCCTTCCAGCAGACTTTCACTAAGCTTGAGATGAAAATTAAATTGTGAAAATACAGCATCTTTCAGCCCTTTTATGTCCCAGTCTTCAGGAAGCAGTTTTTCATCAACAAAATCAAGGGCAATCTGTTCTGCTTTTTCATATATTATGTCTTCAATATAGGGCTTCAGGCTTTCGTTTCTAAGTATATCAAGGCGCTGGGCATATATGACTTCACGCTGCTGATTCATTACATCATCATATTCAATAAGCTGCTTGCGAATATCAAAATTGCGGGCTTCAACCTTTGCCTGGGCATTCTCAATTGCCCTGCTTATAAGATTGTGTTCAATAGGTTCTCCTTCACCCATGCCCACTTTTTCCATTATCCCTGTAATGCGCTCGCCGCCGAATATTCTGAGAAGATCATCTTCCAGAGCCAGATAAAAACGTGAGGAACCTGGATCACCCTGCCTGCCGGAACGCCCCCTGAGCTGGTTATCAATACGGCGGCTTTCATGGCGTTCAGTACCTATGATATGAAGTCCTCCCAGGTCTGTAACACCCTCACCCAGAACAATATCCGTACCTCGGCCAGCCATATTGGTAGCAATAGTAACCCCTCCTTTTTGGCCTGCCATTGTAATGATCTCTGCTTCTTTTTCATGATGCTTGGCATTTAATACAGTATGTTTTATCCCTCTTTTTTTTAATTTTTCACTGAGATCTTCAGATATATCAATGGATATTGTTCCCACAAGAACAGGCTGCCCTTTTTTATTCAATTCCTGAATCTCTTTTATGACTGCATCAAATTTTTCCTTTCTGGTTTTATATATGGCATCAGGATAATCTATTCTTATCATGGGCTTATTGGTAGGAACCACTATTACATCAAGATTATATATCTTTTTAAATTCAGCAGCTTCAGTATCAGCAGTACCTGTCATGCCTGCAAGTTTTTTATACATTCTAAAATAATTCTGAAAGGTAATGGTGGCAAGGGTCTGATTCTCATTTTCAATTTTTACATTTTCCTTTGCCTCAAGAGCTTGGTGCAGCCCCTCGCTGTAACGTCTTCCGGGCATGAGACGGCCTGTAAATTCATCAACTATAATAACTTCCCCGTCTTTTACAATATAATCCACATCTTTTTTAAAAAGTGTATGAGCCTTGAGAGCCTGGTTTACATGATGGAGAAGTTCAATATATTTGGGATCATAAATATTATCAACCTTGAGCAGACTCTCTGCTTTTGCAACACCCTCCTCTGTAAGTACTGATGATCTGGCTTTTTCATCAATACTGTAATCTGTATCTTTTTGGAGTTTCGGTATAATACTATTTACCTGGTAATAAAGATGAGTTGATTTTTCAGCAGGACCGGATATAATCAAAGGGGTTCTTGCCTCATCTATAAGTATGCTGTCAACCTCGTCAACAATAGCATAATGAAGCTCGCGCTGAACCAGTGAATCCCTGTGATATTTCATATTATCCCTGAGATAATCAAATCCGAATTCGTTGTTGGTTCCATAGGTAATATCAGAATTATAAGAATCTCTGCGCTCTGAATCATCAATACCGTGCAGTATGATTCCAACTGACAGTCCCATAAAATTATAAAGCTGCCCCATCCATTCTGCATCACGCCTGGCAAGATAATCATTAACTGTTACAACATGAACCCCTTTGCCGGTAAGTGCATTCAAGTAAGCAGAAAGGGTTGAAACCAGTGTCTTTCCTTCACCAGTTTTCATTTCTGCAATATTTCCATGATGTAAAACCATACCGCCTATTAATTGAACATCAAAATGGCGCATACCAAGCACCCTTTTTGAAGCTTCCCTTACACTTGCAAAGGCTTCAGGCAGGATATCATCCAGAGATTCCCCATTTTCAATACGTTCTTTAAACAAAATTGTCTGGTTTGCCAGCTGTTCATTACTCATTACCTGAATTTCTGATTCCAGACTGTTAATCTTTTCAACAACAGGCAGGTATTTTCTTATAACACGTTCGTTTCTGCTTCCAAATATTTTAGTTAAAAAATTGAGAACCATTTATATTTTCCCTTTACTATATAATGCCTTGCAGGTTATGATTATTTTTGCTGCAAACAAAAGATCAGATACTTAAATCATTATCATTTAAATATGTTAATCCAATAATATTGAAATCTTTAAAATAATAACATAATAAGATTCAATAGTCCATTGTCCATAAATAAAGCAATATTTATAAACAGAATCAATAAAAAAAATATTGATAGGGACTGTTAAAATAATTTACAGCCAAAATCAGAACTTGTTTTTTCAGGGATAAAGGAGAGGAAGGATTTATGGGCAGGCACTTAATTTAATATATATTTCTGGGGATCAACAGGAATGCCGTTTAATGAAACTTCATAATGAAGATGAGGCCCTGTGCTTCTGCCTGTATTACCCGTTAATGCTATTTTATCACCTCTTTTAACCTTATCTCCGGGTTTTTTAAGAAACTGGCTGAGATGTGCATATCTGGTTACAAGACCATGTCCGTGATTTATAATCATTAAGTTTCCAAAAGCACCTTTAGCACTGGCAAAGGTTACAGTACCGCTTGCCGGTGCTATTACAGCAGTGCCTTCAGGTCCTGCAATATCAAGACCCTTATGGAATTCACTAAGACCTGTAAAAGGTGATTTACGCCGTCCAAATGTTGAAGTGTATAAACCTTTTGCAGGCCGGATAGCCGGGGTACAGGCCAGGAGATATTTTTTTTCATCAAGTTCAAGAAGCAGGGATTCAAACCCTTCTTTTTGAACATGCGCTGCAATATTCAATTCATCAACATGGTCATGCATTTCCCTGATAAGGCTTTTATGGCTTTCTTTAAGATTAAGCTTTGAATCCAGGTCTTCAGGGGTAGAACCTCCAACACCAAAAAGACTGGTTTGATTATCAAGATGATCCAGGTTTGCAATAATACGAACCTGTTTTTCAAAATCATTTAAAGCAATGATTTCAGATTTAAGTGAATTTATTTCATGGGAAAAAGTCTGAATCTGTTTTCTTTGGGATAAAAGCAGCTTATCCCGGGAGGCTATTTTTGCTTCAAGCTCCTGAATATCAAAACCTTTGTTCTTGAGCTTATAGTAATCATTAGCACCTGCTCCAATACCAGCAAGGCCGGCCAATGTAATTAAGACAAACAAAAATATTGTAAGCCTGGAAACGGTGAACTTGATTGGAGTTCCATTTGAACTTAATATTAATAAGGTAATTTTATTCATGGCAGTCTAATAATTATTTGTTAATTAATAATGTTATATTAATGGTTAATAATATCGAAATATATATAATAAAAATTATATTTAAATTTTTATCATGACAGATATATATTTGTCAAGAATGTATAATCAACTTTTAGATATTAATTAATGATATTTTAAAAAAAGACAGGACAATTGTGCAGGACAATTCAGGGTTGATTTCAGCCAGGGGAAAGCCAAAAACCTTCCCCTGCCGATATTTTATTAATTAAGGTGTTATTCAATTCCCAGTTTGAACTTCAAGGATTTTAAAGTATTGAGCATAAGCATAGTAATTGTCATAGGACCTACCCCCCCGGGAACAGGTGTAATATATCCTGCAATCTCTTTTGCTTTTTCAAAGTCAACATCACCGCGCAGAACAGCAACCTTTTTACCAGTTTTTTCACTGATTTTTTCACCTACTCTGTTGACTCCAACATCAATAACACATGCACCTGGTTTAATCCATTCAGGTTTAACAAGTTCAGGAACGCCAGCAGCAACAATAAGAATATCAGCGCGTTTACAATGAGCAGCCAGATCCTTTGTACGGGTATGAACGATTGTTACAGTAGAGTTGGCACCTTTGCCCTTTTGTACCATCATGTTGGCAATGGGTTTTCCTACAATATTGGAACGTCCTACCACAACCACTTCAGCTCCGCTGGTTTCAACACCTGCACGCACTATCATTTCCTGAATACCGGCTGGTGTACAGGGCGGAAATTTTACTTCATCACCGCCAATCATTAATCTTCCCACATTAACTGGATGGAATCCATCAACATCTTTATCAGGATCAATGGCATTAAGTATTTTCTTATCATCAATATGCTTTGGCAATGGAAGCTGTACAAGAATTCCGTTAATGGAATCATCTTTATTGTATTTATCTATAAGAGCAAGCAGGTCATCTTCAGAAATATCTATTGGCTGGGTATCCTGGATCTCATTAAACCCTACCCTGTGAGCAGTTTTAATCTTTAAGGTTACATAAGAAATCGAGGCTGGATTTTCTCCTACCAGGATTGTTACAAGACCAGGAACTTTTCCATGATCTTCTTTAATTTTTGCAACCTCTGCTGTGATTTCTTCCAGGATCTGCTCACGAATTTCTGTTCCCTTGATTAACTTGGCTGACATTTTAATCTCCTTTCATAAAGAAAAAGTATTGTGTGGATGTTCTATTAACCGTATTTTTCAAAGTCAGGTTCTTTTATTCCAATAATAGATTTATGTCAAGAAACACATCTATAAGATTTTCAGAAAATTGTTTTTCATGATTTAAGACTTTAATTTGGAAAAATAATTTTAAAAATTTATTGACATTTCAAAAAAAAATAATAATAGTTATTGATTATTATTTATCTGAAATACAATTAAGGAGAAAATGATTATGCCTTTTTATGAATTTGAA from the Desulfonema limicola genome contains:
- a CDS encoding M23 family metallopeptidase, with amino-acid sequence MNKITLLILSSNGTPIKFTVSRLTIFLFVLITLAGLAGIGAGANDYYKLKNKGFDIQELEAKIASRDKLLLSQRKQIQTFSHEINSLKSEIIALNDFEKQVRIIANLDHLDNQTSLFGVGGSTPEDLDSKLNLKESHKSLIREMHDHVDELNIAAHVQKEGFESLLLELDEKKYLLACTPAIRPAKGLYTSTFGRRKSPFTGLSEFHKGLDIAGPEGTAVIAPASGTVTFASAKGAFGNLMIINHGHGLVTRYAHLSQFLKKPGDKVKRGDKIALTGNTGRSTGPHLHYEVSLNGIPVDPQKYILN
- the folD gene encoding bifunctional methylenetetrahydrofolate dehydrogenase/methenyltetrahydrofolate cyclohydrolase FolD, which encodes MSAKLIKGTEIREQILEEITAEVAKIKEDHGKVPGLVTILVGENPASISYVTLKIKTAHRVGFNEIQDTQPIDISEDDLLALIDKYNKDDSINGILVQLPLPKHIDDKKILNAIDPDKDVDGFHPVNVGRLMIGGDEVKFPPCTPAGIQEMIVRAGVETSGAEVVVVGRSNIVGKPIANMMVQKGKGANSTVTIVHTRTKDLAAHCKRADILIVAAGVPELVKPEWIKPGACVIDVGVNRVGEKISEKTGKKVAVLRGDVDFEKAKEIAGYITPVPGGVGPMTITMLMLNTLKSLKFKLGIE
- the secA gene encoding preprotein translocase subunit SecA, with the translated sequence MVLNFLTKIFGSRNERVIRKYLPVVEKINSLESEIQVMSNEQLANQTILFKERIENGESLDDILPEAFASVREASKRVLGMRHFDVQLIGGMVLHHGNIAEMKTGEGKTLVSTLSAYLNALTGKGVHVVTVNDYLARRDAEWMGQLYNFMGLSVGIILHGIDDSERRDSYNSDITYGTNNEFGFDYLRDNMKYHRDSLVQRELHYAIVDEVDSILIDEARTPLIISGPAEKSTHLYYQVNSIIPKLQKDTDYSIDEKARSSVLTEEGVAKAESLLKVDNIYDPKYIELLHHVNQALKAHTLFKKDVDYIVKDGEVIIVDEFTGRLMPGRRYSEGLHQALEAKENVKIENENQTLATITFQNYFRMYKKLAGMTGTADTEAAEFKKIYNLDVIVVPTNKPMIRIDYPDAIYKTRKEKFDAVIKEIQELNKKGQPVLVGTISIDISEDLSEKLKKRGIKHTVLNAKHHEKEAEIITMAGQKGGVTIATNMAGRGTDIVLGEGVTDLGGLHIIGTERHESRRIDNQLRGRSGRQGDPGSSRFYLALEDDLLRIFGGERITGIMEKVGMGEGEPIEHNLISRAIENAQAKVEARNFDIRKQLIEYDDVMNQQREVIYAQRLDILRNESLKPYIEDIIYEKAEQIALDFVDEKLLPEDWDIKGLKDAVFSQFNFHLKLSESLLEGMDAEKLTEFIYDKALEIYNAKEAEIGYKDFRSTERYIMLQTVDSLWKDHLLSMDHLKEGIGLRGYAQQNPLLIYKKEGFDMFSNMVDRVKEETLGILFKIQFVRPEDLEELKKPKDQDLVFSGGEGASGVTKKPVKRSEKKVGRNDPCPCGSGKKYKKCCGM